One part of the Archaeoglobaceae archaeon genome encodes these proteins:
- a CDS encoding DUF432 domain-containing protein: protein MYGIYKLEDLSIEFQELRIKAEKYNDYYCYFRTFRDSKVEKLIFSDAEVYVNPVEPVNLPKNITNYLYIGFRKPVLIAPVSKAEIYLTFPIEIGVIIKKNGEFEDIDVFSFLNAKYTLYGEPKGGVIARYWESEVFGKIPEVEPFKEGIMKLRISNLSNSWCEVSKAVFDVYGMKIYYNKNAVSSVAEMRIHSRRVADTSFFDEPLFGDMKKSIELYSARTIPILSTKFTMEWGL from the coding sequence GTGTATGGCATCTACAAGCTCGAGGACTTATCCATAGAGTTTCAGGAGTTGAGAATTAAAGCTGAGAAATACAACGATTATTACTGCTACTTTCGAACTTTTCGCGATTCGAAAGTTGAAAAACTTATCTTTAGCGACGCGGAGGTTTACGTTAATCCCGTTGAGCCTGTGAACTTGCCAAAAAACATAACAAACTATCTATACATCGGATTCCGAAAGCCCGTGCTCATTGCACCGGTTTCAAAAGCTGAGATCTATCTTACGTTTCCAATTGAGATTGGGGTTATTATAAAAAAGAATGGTGAATTTGAAGACATAGATGTATTCAGCTTCCTGAATGCAAAATACACGTTATATGGTGAGCCAAAAGGTGGTGTGATTGCAAGATACTGGGAAAGCGAAGTATTCGGCAAAATTCCTGAAGTGGAACCCTTCAAAGAGGGGATTATGAAGCTCAGGATATCGAACCTCTCAAATAGCTGGTGCGAAGTGTCTAAGGCTGTGTTCGATGTTTATGGTATGAAGATCTATTACAACAAGAATGCTGTTTCAAGCGTTGCAGAGATGAGAATTCATTCAAGACGTGTTGCAGACACATCTTTTTTCGATGAGCCCCTTTTTGGGGACATGAAAAAATCGATCGAGTTATACTCTGCAAGAACAATACCGATCCTTAGCACGAAATTCACGATGGAGTGGGGTTTATGA
- a CDS encoding mechanosensitive ion channel family protein — translation MITEILNWTVKIMEYPLYENVTVRDVIFAFIVILIAFIIAKFIAISLRRSLADKMRKDQLELLIKFVYAVILLIAIVTVTPILGVSLTGLLVAGGIAGIVIGFASQKVVSNLLSGLFLIAERPIKIGDQIVVGNIAGFVEDMNIMSTIVRTYDGLYVRIPNETLFTSNITNPVANVARRFEYTISIRYTDDANKAIEIIKRLIEEHPFALKNPPPRVFVDSLGENGVNILVRIWAPSTIWLDVKMELLWKIKIELEKNGINIAFPQRVLWFGKELGGQDKVERSD, via the coding sequence ATGATCACCGAAATTCTCAACTGGACTGTTAAAATCATGGAATATCCACTATATGAGAACGTTACAGTGAGAGACGTTATATTTGCCTTCATAGTCATTCTAATCGCCTTTATAATTGCTAAATTCATTGCAATCAGCCTTAGAAGATCTCTTGCAGATAAGATGAGAAAAGATCAACTCGAATTGCTTATTAAATTCGTCTATGCAGTTATCTTGCTTATTGCCATAGTAACTGTAACTCCGATCCTTGGCGTAAGCCTTACTGGCTTACTTGTTGCTGGTGGAATTGCAGGTATAGTCATAGGTTTCGCAAGCCAGAAAGTTGTCTCGAATTTGCTTTCTGGGTTATTTCTAATTGCTGAGAGACCCATAAAGATTGGAGATCAGATCGTAGTAGGTAACATCGCGGGCTTTGTTGAAGACATGAACATAATGTCCACAATAGTAAGAACCTACGATGGGCTATACGTTAGAATACCAAACGAGACACTATTCACATCAAACATCACGAATCCAGTTGCAAATGTGGCAAGAAGATTTGAATACACGATAAGCATTCGTTACACAGACGATGCTAATAAAGCAATCGAGATAATAAAGAGGCTAATCGAAGAGCATCCATTTGCACTGAAGAACCCTCCGCCGAGAGTATTCGTAGACAGCCTTGGCGAAAATGGTGTAAATATTCTTGTGAGAATCTGGGCACCATCCACGATATGGCTGGATGTAAAGATGGAACTACTCTGGAAAATAAAGATCGAACTAGAGAAAAATGGAATCAATATCGCCTTTCCGCAGAGAGTTCTATGGTTTGGGAAAGAATTGGGGGGTCAAGATAAAGTTGAGCGGAGTGATTGA
- a CDS encoding bifunctional hydroxymethylpyrimidine kinase/phosphomethylpyrimidine kinase — protein MKTILLISALDPSGGAGAVADIKTAKTIGFFPFSVITALTVQNSYKVSSVHPVPSEVIKEQLLAIVDDFKIHAVKIGVVPNLEIAKAVSEFIQELECPKVLDPVLEASVGGKLGDRSAYELLMPRVSVITPNYTEARLFGSKIDPEELALELFKKFGCSVVITGGELKGRDIVCDKGNIYSVDAELIANSFHGTGCVYSSALACYLAMGDLEFAVRRARIFVLKSVKKGQKLGKGRPFVNP, from the coding sequence ATGAAAACTATTTTATTAATTTCTGCTCTTGATCCGAGTGGTGGGGCTGGTGCTGTTGCGGATATAAAAACCGCGAAAACAATCGGATTTTTTCCATTTTCTGTGATTACTGCTTTAACAGTTCAGAACAGCTATAAGGTCTCTTCAGTTCATCCAGTTCCATCGGAAGTTATTAAAGAACAACTCCTGGCTATAGTTGATGACTTTAAAATCCATGCAGTTAAAATTGGGGTTGTTCCAAATTTGGAGATTGCAAAAGCTGTTTCTGAATTTATACAGGAGCTTGAATGCCCCAAGGTTCTTGATCCTGTGCTTGAGGCAAGCGTTGGTGGTAAACTTGGAGATAGATCTGCCTACGAGCTATTAATGCCACGTGTCAGCGTAATCACGCCTAATTATACCGAAGCAAGGCTTTTTGGATCAAAAATCGATCCTGAAGAACTTGCTTTAGAGCTTTTCAAAAAGTTTGGTTGCTCTGTTGTAATAACTGGAGGAGAGCTGAAGGGAAGGGATATCGTTTGCGACAAAGGAAACATTTACAGCGTCGATGCAGAGCTAATCGCGAATAGTTTCCACGGCACCGGATGCGTTTACAGCTCTGCTCTGGCTTGTTATTTGGCTATGGGAGATCTTGAGTTTGCAGTTAGAAGGGCAAGAATTTTTGTGCTTAAGAGTGTTAAAAAAGGGCAGAAATTAGGAAAAGGTCGTCCTTTTGTCAACCCTTGA
- the sucC gene encoding ADP-forming succinate--CoA ligase subunit beta, producing the protein MKLHEYQAKQILEKHGIKIPNGALAENLQDVRRIAEELGGKVVLKAQVLVGGRGKAGGIKKALSVDSAVEIAEKMFGSSLKGEIVKKIYLEELIEIKEEWYLSIALDRVEKCYSLIFSTAGGIDIEEIAQKFPEKIVKVKIDPRWGLWDYQIREVLSRAKISSELWKELSNIIKALYKIFLEYEAELVEINPLVLTPNGLIAADAKISIDDNALFRHKDLEALREYGGVDEVERKALAEGLNYVKLDGYVGVIANGAGMAMATMDLIYLEGGKPANFLDIGGGAGAETTKKAFEILSMDKNVKVIFMNIFGGITRCDEVAMGIVKAFKELNPSVPIILRLSGTNEEEGRRIIEKELSGRVEIVGTMEEGARRAVEVAKWQ; encoded by the coding sequence ATGAAATTGCACGAATATCAGGCAAAGCAGATCCTCGAAAAGCACGGCATAAAAATCCCCAACGGAGCTTTAGCTGAAAATTTACAGGATGTCAGAAGAATTGCAGAAGAGCTGGGTGGGAAAGTTGTTCTAAAAGCCCAGGTTCTTGTTGGTGGCAGAGGTAAGGCTGGAGGTATAAAAAAGGCATTAAGTGTTGATTCCGCAGTTGAAATTGCGGAAAAAATGTTCGGATCATCTCTTAAAGGAGAAATCGTTAAAAAAATTTACTTAGAAGAGCTAATTGAGATAAAAGAGGAGTGGTATCTGAGCATAGCTCTTGACAGAGTTGAAAAATGTTATTCACTCATTTTTAGCACTGCGGGTGGGATTGACATCGAAGAGATCGCACAGAAGTTTCCTGAAAAGATCGTAAAGGTTAAGATCGATCCTCGCTGGGGGCTTTGGGATTATCAGATCAGGGAAGTGCTTAGCAGGGCAAAGATCAGCTCAGAACTGTGGAAAGAACTCAGCAATATAATAAAAGCACTTTACAAGATCTTTTTGGAATACGAGGCGGAACTCGTCGAAATAAACCCGCTTGTTTTAACACCAAATGGGCTAATTGCTGCAGATGCAAAGATCAGCATCGACGACAACGCTCTTTTTAGACACAAAGATCTCGAAGCTCTGCGTGAATACGGTGGAGTTGATGAAGTCGAAAGAAAAGCTCTTGCAGAGGGATTGAACTACGTAAAGCTTGACGGCTATGTTGGAGTAATAGCGAACGGCGCAGGCATGGCGATGGCGACGATGGATCTGATCTACTTGGAGGGCGGTAAGCCAGCAAATTTCCTCGATATCGGCGGTGGAGCGGGAGCGGAGACAACGAAGAAGGCGTTTGAAATTCTTAGCATGGATAAAAACGTTAAGGTGATCTTCATGAACATCTTCGGCGGAATAACGAGATGCGACGAGGTTGCGATGGGGATTGTGAAGGCTTTTAAAGAATTAAATCCGAGTGTTCCAATTATCCTCAGGCTTTCTGGCACGAATGAAGAAGAAGGGAGAAGAATAATCGAAAAAGAGCTATCTGGCAGGGTGGAGATCGTTGGGACAATGGAAGAAGGAGCAAGAAGAGCGGTGGAGGTGGCAAAATGGCAATAA
- a CDS encoding 3-hydroxyacyl-CoA dehydrogenase family protein, with product MFKCVGVVGFGLMGTQISQFFAQQGIEVVAVDSRKEALDKGMEAIKNGRFGVRKLVEKGKLSEKEAEAIINRIKTSMNYADLKECDLIIEAVYEDVELKLKILKEISSICDAVIGSNTSSISITKLSSAVKDPSRFLGIHFFNPAQVQKLVELIEGLLTDKKLVIDIKNWLTSLGKVAVVVKDSPGFATTRLGLILGKEALLMLQEGIATPQDIDIAMMLGYGYSMGPIETGDLVGLDTRLRIYEAMFQMTKDPKWAPPKLLIQLVDAGYLGDPSVKPGSKGGVYEFYGQERATQVLKKLGIR from the coding sequence ATGTTTAAATGTGTTGGAGTTGTCGGTTTTGGGTTGATGGGGACCCAGATATCTCAATTTTTTGCCCAGCAGGGAATTGAGGTTGTTGCAGTAGATTCAAGGAAAGAAGCTCTGGATAAGGGAATGGAGGCCATTAAGAACGGTAGATTTGGTGTCAGAAAACTTGTTGAGAAGGGAAAGTTAAGCGAAAAAGAAGCTGAGGCCATAATAAACAGGATTAAAACCTCGATGAACTATGCAGATCTTAAAGAATGCGATCTGATAATCGAGGCCGTTTACGAGGATGTGGAATTAAAGCTTAAAATCTTGAAGGAGATCAGTTCCATCTGTGATGCTGTAATTGGATCAAACACATCTTCGATTAGCATCACAAAACTGTCTTCTGCAGTAAAAGATCCAAGCAGATTTTTAGGCATTCACTTCTTCAATCCCGCTCAGGTTCAGAAGCTTGTTGAGCTGATCGAGGGGTTGCTGACAGATAAGAAGCTCGTGATTGATATAAAGAACTGGCTAACAAGCCTTGGAAAGGTTGCAGTAGTTGTTAAGGATTCTCCAGGATTTGCAACAACGAGACTCGGGCTAATACTTGGTAAAGAAGCTCTTTTAATGCTTCAGGAAGGAATAGCAACTCCCCAGGACATAGACATAGCCATGATGCTCGGCTACGGGTATTCGATGGGACCAATAGAAACCGGAGATCTCGTCGGGCTTGATACAAGGCTTAGAATCTACGAGGCGATGTTCCAGATGACAAAAGATCCGAAATGGGCTCCGCCAAAGTTATTGATCCAGCTTGTTGATGCAGGCTATTTGGGAGATCCAAGTGTTAAACCTGGAAGCAAAGGCGGAGTTTACGAGTTCTACGGGCAGGAAAGAGCAACGCAGGTGTTGAAAAAGCTTGGAATTAGATAA
- a CDS encoding acyl-CoA dehydrogenase family protein gives MVDFKLTEEQEDIRRAAREFAEKEFTKELIEECDREEKYPMEIMKKARKLGFSTLKIPEEYGGMGLTLFEECLVTEEFYRVSPGLGNACMSSTFGTELLELFGNEEQKEKYLRWITEKDGISAMASTEPGAGSDVASVKTKIVKDGDEWVINGTKTFITNGTICDFVFVLGRTFEGKKRHEGLTFAIVESKSKGFKATKIKNKLGLRASDTAEIVLKDVRVPEENILGEPGQGFYQLMEFFNHTRPRVAAQGVGIAQGALELAINYVKQRKQFDQPIGAFQHTQFKLAEIATRIQAARLLTWQAAWYCSIGQARPELSSMAKWFAGETAVMAADWCVQFHGGYGYIGEYPAERYYRDAKIVEIYEGAKEIQKQIIARQLLGRL, from the coding sequence ATGGTTGATTTTAAGCTGACTGAAGAGCAGGAAGACATAAGGAGAGCTGCAAGGGAGTTTGCTGAAAAGGAGTTTACAAAGGAATTGATTGAGGAATGCGACAGAGAAGAGAAGTATCCGATGGAGATCATGAAGAAGGCGAGAAAGCTCGGATTTTCTACTCTTAAGATCCCTGAAGAATACGGAGGGATGGGTTTAACGCTCTTCGAGGAATGCCTTGTTACAGAAGAATTCTACAGAGTTAGTCCCGGGCTTGGAAACGCATGCATGAGCTCTACTTTTGGCACCGAGCTTCTTGAATTGTTTGGAAACGAAGAGCAGAAAGAAAAATACCTTCGCTGGATAACCGAAAAAGATGGAATATCTGCGATGGCATCAACCGAGCCAGGAGCGGGAAGCGATGTTGCAAGCGTGAAGACTAAAATTGTAAAAGATGGAGACGAGTGGGTTATAAACGGAACCAAGACCTTTATTACAAATGGCACAATCTGTGACTTTGTTTTTGTCCTTGGAAGAACCTTTGAAGGCAAAAAGAGACATGAAGGGCTGACTTTTGCAATCGTTGAAAGCAAATCAAAGGGATTCAAGGCTACTAAGATTAAGAACAAGCTTGGCTTGAGGGCAAGCGACACTGCAGAAATCGTGCTGAAAGATGTCAGAGTTCCTGAGGAGAATATTCTCGGTGAACCGGGGCAGGGGTTCTATCAGCTCATGGAATTCTTTAACCATACACGCCCAAGAGTAGCGGCACAGGGAGTTGGGATAGCTCAGGGTGCTTTGGAACTTGCAATCAACTACGTGAAGCAAAGAAAACAATTCGATCAGCCCATAGGAGCTTTTCAGCACACTCAGTTCAAGCTTGCTGAGATTGCAACGAGAATACAGGCTGCGAGGCTTTTGACTTGGCAGGCGGCATGGTATTGTAGTATTGGCCAAGCTCGCCCCGAGCTTTCTTCAATGGCAAAGTGGTTTGCTGGAGAGACAGCGGTGATGGCCGCTGACTGGTGCGTGCAGTTCCATGGAGGCTATGGCTACATAGGCGAGTATCCCGCGGAGCGCTATTACAGGGATGCAAAGATCGTCGAGATTTACGAGGGTGCAAAGGAAATACAAAAACAGATCATTGCTAGACAACTTCTGGGGAGATTATGA
- a CDS encoding Lrp/AsnC family transcriptional regulator yields MRKQNLDDTDKKIIQLILQGKTQSEIAEKVGVTLRTVQNRIKSLEEQGFLIKLKEGYWIANYQKLGLSMLAVVLIDFDIESKSKLDEIIEHFKKLDFVENIFETVGSQYDLCLIVRYRDVEEFREERRKFMEWFKKHGIRINHLHTYIASKTHKDHRRTIIL; encoded by the coding sequence ATGCGAAAGCAGAATCTTGACGATACCGATAAAAAGATAATTCAATTGATACTCCAAGGCAAAACGCAGAGTGAGATCGCTGAGAAAGTCGGTGTGACATTACGAACTGTCCAGAACAGAATAAAGTCTTTAGAAGAGCAGGGTTTTTTGATCAAACTAAAAGAAGGATATTGGATTGCGAACTATCAAAAGCTTGGCTTAAGCATGCTTGCAGTAGTTTTAATAGACTTTGATATAGAGTCGAAGAGCAAGTTGGATGAGATAATAGAACACTTCAAAAAACTGGACTTTGTTGAAAACATTTTTGAGACGGTTGGTTCCCAATACGATCTCTGTCTAATTGTTCGCTACAGAGACGTGGAGGAATTCAGAGAAGAAAGAAGAAAATTTATGGAGTGGTTCAAGAAACACGGTATCAGAATAAACCATCTGCATACCTACATTGCATCGAAGACACACAAGGATCACAGAAGGACAATAATTCTTTAA
- a CDS encoding enoyl-CoA hydratase-related protein encodes MNVLYNVEGKIGIATLNRPEKLNALDTKTREELKETIERAEKEVRVLIITGTGKAFAAGADINELVKRDPLMAIEATKLGTELFAKIEELEIPVIAAINGLALGGGLELAMACDIRIASTNAKFGQPEINIGIFPGGGATQRLPRLVGMGMAKKLVLTGEMISAEEAYRIGLIEELVAPEKLMDRAKEVANKIAEKSAIAVKLAKKALNASMNTPLREGLRYEASLFSILFASEEAKKLMRDFLEKRR; translated from the coding sequence ATGAACGTCCTTTATAATGTTGAAGGAAAAATAGGGATTGCAACGCTCAATAGACCAGAGAAACTCAATGCTCTGGACACGAAAACAAGAGAAGAGCTTAAAGAGACTATCGAAAGAGCTGAAAAGGAGGTGAGAGTCTTAATAATTACTGGCACTGGAAAAGCCTTTGCTGCTGGAGCTGACATAAATGAGCTCGTAAAGCGAGATCCTCTGATGGCAATAGAGGCTACAAAGCTTGGAACTGAGCTTTTTGCTAAAATTGAAGAACTCGAGATCCCAGTCATCGCAGCGATCAATGGTTTGGCATTGGGTGGTGGCTTGGAGCTTGCCATGGCCTGTGATATAAGGATAGCAAGCACAAATGCAAAATTCGGTCAGCCAGAAATAAACATAGGAATATTTCCTGGTGGTGGAGCCACGCAAAGACTTCCAAGACTTGTGGGAATGGGGATGGCAAAGAAATTGGTGTTAACTGGGGAGATGATCAGTGCTGAAGAAGCATATCGAATCGGACTCATTGAGGAGCTCGTAGCACCCGAAAAACTAATGGACAGAGCAAAAGAAGTTGCGAACAAAATTGCCGAGAAGTCAGCGATAGCAGTAAAACTTGCAAAGAAGGCTTTGAATGCTTCAATGAATACTCCACTAAGAGAGGGGCTCAGATATGAAGCAAGCCTGTTCTCGATCCTTTTCGCAAGTGAGGAGGCGAAGAAGTTAATGAGGGATTTTCTCGAGAAAAGGAGGTGA
- a CDS encoding thiolase domain-containing protein gives MKVGVVGVGCSKFGQRDVTIQELAFEAVSEALKDAQLSQEDIEMSVVGCVGTRGYELMPAVVVNEYCGFAGKGPIRVEAACATGSAAVYTAYSSIKAGIADIAIAIGVEKMSEVDTATSAAIGGRAGNYLWEFHFYGTTFPAYYAMHATAHMAKFGTTEKQMALVAVKAHRNAAKNPKAHFQKEITVEDVLKSRMITYPLKLYDCSPIGDGASAAILASEKAVKEHGFDPVWIESVGYSSDTSNMSMRESYVGLKATRMAAEMAYKGAKITEPLNSFDLATVHDCFTIAEIMAYEDLGFCKKGEGGKFIENGESDFGGKIPVNTFGGLKAKGHPLAATGVAMVYEVVKQLREEAGNLQVDLKHYRALTHNVGGTGHFCWVFILGR, from the coding sequence ATGAAGGTAGGAGTTGTTGGTGTAGGATGTTCAAAGTTTGGGCAAAGAGATGTCACAATACAGGAGCTCGCTTTTGAAGCGGTTAGCGAAGCCCTGAAAGATGCTCAATTGAGCCAAGAAGACATAGAGATGAGCGTAGTCGGTTGCGTCGGCACAAGAGGCTATGAACTAATGCCCGCTGTGGTTGTGAACGAATACTGTGGTTTTGCAGGCAAGGGACCGATAAGGGTTGAAGCTGCATGTGCAACGGGAAGTGCGGCGGTTTATACTGCATATTCCTCGATAAAAGCGGGAATAGCAGACATTGCAATAGCCATAGGCGTTGAAAAGATGAGCGAAGTTGACACCGCAACTTCTGCTGCGATTGGGGGCAGAGCGGGCAACTACTTATGGGAATTTCACTTTTATGGCACAACGTTTCCCGCTTACTATGCGATGCATGCAACCGCCCACATGGCTAAGTTCGGCACAACTGAAAAGCAAATGGCTCTTGTAGCTGTTAAAGCGCATAGAAACGCTGCAAAGAATCCAAAAGCCCATTTCCAGAAGGAGATCACCGTGGAAGACGTGCTGAAGTCGAGAATGATTACTTATCCATTAAAGCTCTACGACTGCTCCCCTATAGGAGATGGTGCATCAGCTGCGATTTTGGCAAGTGAGAAGGCTGTTAAGGAGCATGGCTTCGATCCAGTATGGATCGAAAGTGTTGGCTATTCCTCAGACACATCAAACATGAGCATGCGAGAAAGCTATGTTGGGCTTAAGGCAACACGAATGGCTGCTGAGATGGCTTATAAGGGCGCAAAGATCACAGAACCGTTAAACAGCTTCGATTTGGCCACAGTTCATGACTGCTTCACCATTGCTGAGATTATGGCATACGAAGATCTTGGATTCTGCAAGAAAGGCGAAGGAGGAAAATTCATAGAAAACGGCGAGTCCGACTTCGGGGGCAAAATACCAGTGAACACCTTCGGCGGACTTAAGGCAAAAGGGCATCCATTGGCTGCAACAGGAGTTGCAATGGTTTATGAGGTTGTTAAACAGCTCCGTGAAGAAGCTGGAAACCTTCAGGTTGATCTGAAGCATTACAGAGCTCTTACGCACAACGTTGGCGGAACTGGACATTTCTGCTGGGTTTTCATTCTCGGGAGGTGA
- a CDS encoding Zn-ribbon domain-containing OB-fold protein: MIVESRELRMKHRIPVVKTERFWKGLEEGKVFKTVCKCGKSYYPPRAECVCGATTEWAEVSGEGIVECFTVVHSIPAGYEWSKPYRIVIASFGDVKIMGWSNDELKVGDRVSLYTAKDESGVWKVWFKKV; the protein is encoded by the coding sequence GTGATTGTGGAAAGCAGAGAATTGAGAATGAAGCATCGAATACCTGTAGTAAAGACAGAACGTTTCTGGAAGGGGCTTGAAGAAGGCAAGGTGTTCAAAACAGTTTGCAAGTGCGGAAAAAGCTACTATCCGCCGAGAGCAGAATGTGTTTGCGGTGCAACAACAGAATGGGCTGAAGTGAGTGGAGAAGGAATTGTGGAATGCTTTACTGTCGTTCATTCCATTCCCGCAGGCTACGAGTGGAGCAAGCCATACAGAATTGTGATTGCAAGCTTTGGAGATGTTAAGATTATGGGCTGGAGCAATGATGAATTAAAAGTTGGAGATCGTGTTTCGCTTTACACTGCAAAAGATGAAAGCGGAGTTTGGAAGGTTTGGTTTAAGAAGGTTTGA
- the fhcD gene encoding formylmethanofuran--tetrahydromethanopterin N-formyltransferase, with translation MKVNGVEVEETFAEAFDIKIARVLITAYDYYWAWVSANEATGFGTSVIMCPAEAGIEKKALPSETPDGRPGYYIQICHMSKKGLEEQLLARIGQCVLTAPTTAAFNGLPEVQDKFDTGFKLKFFGDGYEREVEVGGRKCYAVPMMQGEFIVESHFSYVNGIAGGNFFILGETQPSALAAAKAAVDAIADVEGVITPFPGGIVASGSKVGANKYKFLKASTNEKYCPTLRDKVEGSQIPPGVKAVYEIVINGLNIEAVKKAMKVGILAATKIPGVVKITAGNYGGKLGKHIINLRDLF, from the coding sequence ATGAAAGTGAATGGCGTTGAAGTTGAGGAAACCTTTGCTGAGGCCTTCGACATAAAAATTGCGAGGGTTTTGATAACTGCATACGACTACTATTGGGCTTGGGTTTCCGCGAATGAGGCGACTGGCTTTGGAACTTCAGTGATCATGTGCCCCGCAGAAGCGGGAATTGAAAAGAAGGCCCTGCCTTCTGAGACTCCGGATGGAAGACCCGGCTACTATATTCAGATCTGTCACATGAGCAAAAAGGGCTTGGAAGAACAATTGCTTGCAAGAATTGGGCAGTGCGTGCTCACAGCTCCAACCACTGCTGCATTTAATGGCTTGCCCGAAGTGCAGGACAAGTTCGACACTGGCTTCAAGCTGAAGTTCTTCGGAGATGGCTATGAGAGAGAAGTTGAAGTTGGTGGTAGAAAGTGTTATGCTGTGCCGATGATGCAGGGCGAATTCATCGTTGAAAGCCATTTCAGCTATGTTAACGGAATTGCTGGTGGAAACTTCTTCATCTTGGGTGAAACACAACCATCTGCACTGGCTGCGGCAAAGGCTGCTGTAGATGCAATTGCAGACGTTGAAGGCGTGATCACTCCCTTCCCGGGAGGAATTGTTGCTTCTGGATCAAAGGTTGGAGCAAACAAATACAAGTTCCTTAAAGCTTCAACAAATGAAAAATACTGCCCAACGCTTCGCGACAAAGTTGAAGGCTCACAGATTCCTCCAGGGGTTAAGGCTGTTTACGAGATCGTAATCAATGGATTGAACATTGAGGCAGTGAAAAAGGCAATGAAAGTTGGTATTCTTGCAGCCACCAAAATACCCGGAGTTGTCAAGATAACAGCAGGAAATTACGGTGGAAAGCTCGGGAAGCACATAATAAATCTCAGAGACTTGTTCTAA